In one Alnus glutinosa chromosome 14, dhAlnGlut1.1, whole genome shotgun sequence genomic region, the following are encoded:
- the LOC133857148 gene encoding cytochrome P450 71AU50-like, whose protein sequence is MPAMAWTWTIAALVTLAFLLREWAWKRSSNKKKLPPGPRGFPIFGNLHMLGELPHRDLHRLAQKHGPIMYLRLGLVPGIVVSSPQAAEQFLKAHDLVFASRPPLEAAKYISYEQKNLSMSPYGSYWRNIRKMCTLELLSNLKISSFKSMRKEELGLLIEFMREAARDCVAVDLSAKVSSLSADMSCRMVFGKKYMDKDLDEKGFKAVIHEGMQLGAIPNLGDYIPCLAPLDLQGLTRRMKAVSKTFDDFFEKIIDEHVQSKEENKTKDFVDVMLSFMGSEESEYRIERSNIKAIILDMLVGSMDTSATVIEWALSELMKHPPIMKKVQKELKDVVGLERMVEESDLDSLEYLDMVLKETFRLHPIAPLLLPHEAMEDCTVNGFHIPQKSKVIINVWAIGRDPSVWSDAEKFFPERFVGSDMDVRGRDFQLIPFGSGRRGCPGMQLGLTVVRLVVAQLAHCFDWELPDNMLPNELDMTEEFGVTTPRAKHLHAIPTYRLCK, encoded by the exons ATGCCCGCCATGGCTTGGACATGGACCATTGCCGCACTGGTGACGCTTGCTTTTCTCCTGCGAGAATGGGCATGGAAAAGAAGTAGCAACAAGAAGAAATTACCTCCTGGTCCAAGAGGGTTCCCTATCTTTGGGAACCTTCACATGTTAGGGGAATTACCTCATCGCGATCTCCATCGACTTGCCCAAAAACATGGCCCCATCATGTACTTGCGCTTAGGCTTGGTGCCTGGCATCGTTGTCTCATCGCCTCAGGCTGCTGAGCAATTCCTTAAAGCACACGATCTCGTGTTTGCAAGTAGACCACCTCTTGAGGCCGCAAAGTACATCTCTTATGAGCAAAAGAACTTGTCCATGTCTCCATATGGCTCTTATTGGCGCAACATACGTAAGATGTGCACTCTCGAATTGCTTAGCAACCTTAAAATCAGTTCTTTCAAATCCATGAGAAAAGAAGAGCTTGGCCTATTGATAGAGTTTATGCGAGAGGCTGCCCGTGATTGTGTTGCTGTTGATCTGAGTGCCAAGGTTTCATCTCTCAGCGCAGATATGAGTTGCCGTATGGTGTTTGGGAAGAAGTACATGGACAAGGATCTTGATGAGAAGGGATTCAAGGCTGTAATCCACGAAGGCATGCAGCTGGGAGCAATTCCCAACCTTGGTGATTATATTCCTTGCCTTGCGCCCCTTGACCTGCAGGGGCTGACACGACGAATGAAGGCTGTTAGTAAGACCTTTGATGACTTTTTTGAGAAGATCATCGATGAGCATGTCCAAtccaaggaagaaaataagacCAAGGACTTCGTTGATGTCATGTTGAGCTTCATGGGATCTGAAGAATCTGAGTACCGTATTGAACGCTCCAATATCAAAGCCATAATTTTG gACATGCTTGTAGGCTCAATGGACACATCAGCAACGGTAATTGAGTGGGCACTGTCAGAACTAATGAAGCATCCGCCGATAATGAAGAAAGTTCAAAAAGAGCTGAAAGATGTGGTGGGCTTGGAGAGGATGGTGGAGGAATCGGACTTGGATAGCTTGGAGTACTTGGACATGGTTTTGAAGGAAACCTTCAGGCTACATCCAATAGCACCGTTGTTGCTACCTCATGAGGCCATGGAGGATTGCACTGTCAATGGTTTCCACATACCCCAGAAGTCTAAAGTGATAATAAATGTATGGGCAATTGGGCGAGACCCAAGTGTTTGGAGTGATGCAGAGAAGTTCTTCCCAGAGAGATTTGTTGGGAGTGATATGGATGTCCGGGGACGTGACTTCCAACTTATCCCATTTGGGTCCGGTAGAAGAGGCTGCCCGGGGATGCAATTGGGCCTAACTGTGGTTCGGCTAGTGGTAGCACAACTAGCCCATTGCTTTGATTGGGAACTTCCCGATAACATGCTACCAAATGAGTTGGATATGACTGAGGAGTTTGGTGTCACAACACCAAGAGCCAAGCATCTACATGCAATTCCTACTTATCGCCTATGCAAATGA
- the LOC133857492 gene encoding cytochrome P450 71AU50-like, with the protein MPTMAWTWTIAALLMLAYLLREWAWKSSSNKKKLPPGPRGFPLFGNLHLLGELPHRDLHRLAQKHGPIMYLRLGLVPAIVVSSPQAAEQFLKAHDLVFASRPPLEASKHISYEQKNMSMSPYGSYWRNMRKMCTLELLSNHKINAFKSMRKEELDLLTRFIQEAARDCVAVDLSAKVSSLSVDMSCRMVFGKKYMDKDIDERGFKAVIHESMQLGGTPNLGDYIPFIKPLDLQGLTRRMKAVSKIIDNFFEKIIDEHVHSQDKNKTKDFVDVMLSFMGSEGSEYRIERSHIKATILDMLAGSMDTTGTVVEWALSELMKHPRVMKKAQKELEDVVGLERMVEESDLDSLEYLDMVLKETLRLHPIAPLLLPHEATEDCTVHGFHIPKKSRVIINAWAIGRDPSVWSDAEKFFPERFVGSNIDVRGRDFQLIPFGSGRRGCPGMQLGLTAVRLVVAQLVHCFDWELPNNMLPTELDMTEEFGLVTPRAKHLLAFPAYRLGK; encoded by the exons ATGCCCACCATGGCTTGGACATGGACTATTGCCGCACTGCTCATGCTTGCTTATCTCCTGCGAGAATGGGCATGGAAAAGCAGTAGCAACAAGAAGAAATTACCTCCTGGTCCAAGAGGTTTCCCTCTCTTTGGGAACCTTCACCTGTTAGGGGAATTACCTCATCGCGATCTTCATCGACTTGCCCAAAAACATGGCCCCATCATGTACTTGCGCTTAGGCTTGGTGCCTGCCATTGTTGTCTCATCGCCTCAGGCTGCTGAGCAGTTCCTCAAAGCACATGACCTGGTGTTTGCAAGTAGACCACCTCTTGAGGCCTCAAAGCACATCTCTTATGAGCAAAAGAACATGTCCATGTCTCCATATGGCTCTTATTGGCGCAACATGCGTAAGATGTGCACCCTTGAATTGCTTAGCAACCATAAAATCAATGCTTTCAAATCCATGAGAAAAGAAGAGCTTGACCTATTGACTAGGTTTATTCAAGAGGCTGCCCGTGATTGTGTTGCTGTCGATCTCAGTGCCAAGGTTTCATCTCTCAGCGTGGATATGAGTTGCCGTATGGTGTTTGGGAAGAAGTACATGGATAAGGATATTGATGAGAGGGGATTCAAGGCTGTAATCCACGAAAGCATGCAACTGGGAGGAACTCCTAACCTCGGTGATTATATTCCTTTCATTAAGCCCCTTGACCTGCAGGGGCTGACACGACGAATGAAGGCTGTTAGTAAGATCATTGATAACTTTTTTGAGAAGATCATCGATGAGCATGTCCATTCACAGGACAAAAACAAGACCAAGGACTTCGTTGATGTCATGCTGAGCTTCATGGGATCTGAAGGATCTGAGTACCGTATTGAACGCTCCCATATCAAAGCCACAATTCTG GACATGCTTGCGGGCTCAATGGACACAACAGGAACGGTAGTTGAGTGGGCACTGTCAGAACTAATGAAGCATCCGCGGGTAATGAAGAAAGCTCAAAAAGAGCTGGAAGATGTGGTGGGCTTGGAGAGGATGGTGGAGGAATCGGACTTGGATAGCTTGGAGTACTTGGACATGGTTTTGAAGGAAACCTTAAGGCTACATCCAATAGCACCATTGTTGCTACCTCATGAGGCCACGGAGGATTGCACTGTCCATGGTTTCCACATACCCAAGAAGTCTAGAGTGATAATAAACGCGTGGGCAATTGGGCGAGACCCTAGTGTTTGGAGTGATGCAGAGAAGTTCTTCCCGGAGAGATTTGTTGGGAGTAACATAGATGTCCGGGGACGTGACTTCCAACTTATCCCATTTGGCTCCGGTAGAAGAGGCTGCCCGGGGATGCAATTGGGTCTCACTGCGGTTCGGTTAGTAGTCGCACAACTTGTCCATTGCTTTGATTGGGAGCTTCCTAATAACATGCTGCCAACTGAATTGGACATGACTGAGGAGTTTGGTCTAGTAACTCCAAGAGCCAAGCATCTACTTGCGTTTCCTGCTTATCGCCTAGGCAAATGA